The nucleotide sequence actcctcacagggcctttaaggacTCTAAAGAAATCCTTGGACACTTAAGAACTGGACATGCATGCTGTTGAATAACACAGCTCGCCACCCcactatttgtttgtttgtttttctcctctctgtcctttaTTATGGTGTATCATGTCAAGCATTTTACCTCACTCATGATGACCCCAtctgtcttgtgttttcagtattgtttataaaatatttgttacaaaacaacaaaaataaagtttttaaaaaaagtaagcATGGAGTTGTGAGCGTCAGGTTATCATGTTGCTGTAGGTACCAGCTGTTCCTGGTTCTTCATCTGGTCTGCCGCCTGCTGAGCCAGCGCTGCCTTGGCCTCCTCGGCCGTCTGCCTCTCCTTCTCCAGCCGCTCGGCCTCCTCCTTCGCCCGCTtcctctcctgctccagctccaGAGCTTTACGAGtctgctcctccagctctgcaggCACAGACGTTAAAATATATGAGCACCACTTCATGATAATGATGAGAGACGATGTAAGAATGCTGATGCGTCTTTTTTATCATCCTAAAGCGAACGTTTCACCTGTTTCTCTGCTACTTAAGgcatcctgaaaatgtcctcttTATTTAAACATCATTTAAGAACGGGAACATTTATGTAACCGCAGAGTTTGTAATTACAGAGAAGAAGCAGATTTTATTCAGCAACATAAAAAAGCCGCCTTCTGTTCCCTGACAGCGCTCCTCCCTGTCTCCTCCACTGTATGCAAATCCAGAGCAGCAGGAGAATGCATGTTTGGTTGTTCCATCTTTGGAGCCCAcgtgtttgtctttgtctgaCCTTTATATGACACCAGCGCTCCTGTTTAAATCATTTGTCCAAAAACCAGGTGAACCAGCTGCAGTGTGTGAGCCTCAAACACTGAGCTGCTCCCACACAGTCATTAGAAGAGCTTTGAGAAATGCAAATAAGGACTTACAGCACAGGTTCTCAGCTTGGAGGCTGGAATTGTTAATATAAAGCATAATACTCcaggctgtgtttgtttacagtttggTGCAGAGTTAAGGTTGTGACCTTTGTTTTATTCTGGTTTAAAGAAACTTAAATTTAGTTTCAAtcgatgaaagaaggaaagtgtTTGGATGATGAACCATGTCTTTACACAAGCAGCTGAACAACAGCTCTAAAATgatcaataaatcattaaaatcagacattatcacattataaataaagatttagaATATAAGTAGATATTTAATATCAACATTGGTTCCCTATTTAGGATTATGGTCATTTACAGCTTTGATTCTGTGTCCTAAATAAGTCAGAGGTTTTATTTCAGCCTGTAGAGGAACCAGAGAGAACAGTTTTTAAATACTCAACAGAGGAATCATTCTACAGAGCCCCACGAGGTAATGATTACAATTGCAatcatttataatttatttatcatcactctctctctcttcatctccctttatccctctttccaaccccaactcgtcTGAGGTAATGTAAAAAGCAGCTGTCATGTCTCTCAGTACGCAGGTGCAGAGTGATCCAGTTCCAGCCTTAAGTTATCATGAACCTCTCCTttagaatcatctaccagtcagggtccaggaggcagacaccctctctacttttaagagtaggcttcaaactttccttttttaaaaagcttatagttagagctggatcaggcttggaacagctcttagttatgctgctataggtttagacagcctggggaactgacacactgggatcctatctcacccctctctcggcatatcacttactttaactctccctgtccccataacagtctcagcagatgtatgtctaacatgagtctggtcctgctggaggtttctgcctgttaaaggaagtttgtccttgccactgtaacttgctaaatgctgcaaagtgctctgctcatggtggattaagatgagatcagactgagtcctgtctgtaaggtaggactggatcttatcctgtcttgagattgggtctttgttaataatagaacatagagtacggtgtagacctgctctgtttggaaagagtcttcagatatcatttgttgtgatttggcgctatataaataaagactgatggaTTTATCATTAAATGCTAATATTTGACAGTAATGTTCTTTTCCCATTAGGTGAATACTTATAATGTGTTTGTATAAGCGTTACACTGGGACCGGTATGTTTTGTGTAACAtaagcgccctctgctgggcaAAACTGAAGGGTGCACCTCCATAGATCTCCAAATATAACATCAGATACTTTTGTGATTTTGTTGATTTGCTATAGAGTAAAAGTGTCTCACCTCTTAATGCTTTACCAGATAGATCACAACGACTACACTGATGCATTGGTGTAGCAACACTACCCCACAGTTAGCCAAATGACCTCTTTCTGTTAAAGCATGTTCTTTAGCTTATTACGATTACAAAGGTGGCTGTGAGAGACCTAGTAGGCTTCTGCTGTCAGAATAAACGTTGCATCGGCACAAAATGTGAATGTCTAGTTGATCATACATGGCGGGAGACAGCATAGACAAATGCTTTCAGAACAACCTTATTGTGAGCACATGAAAACAACTTGTgtgcataagaaaaaaaaaggacacaggaCTTCCAGCGCTCTAACAAAGATAAGTGAGCATTCGATTTCTCACTAGAATTCCTGGTTAAACCAAATAATGTAATGAATACAAGGAGAACTGTaagtgatagaaatgtagatAAAAGCTCAGAGGTAACCAGGTCAATCTGGACTCACATCCTTAAACATCtctattaaagctagggttggtagtcttggaaaaccagcatgaatttgaatgtagcttttcctcatgactccgtctaaccccttccctcctccctcagagctcctccaaaacgacgccccccccgctcacatgcacgagcgccgctgattctcgaccgtatgatcgtgactgattcaaaaccggtcctcaccaaaacattatcatagtgaaagttaaaaacacaaacaaacatggctgctgttagtactcacaactgtcatgctagcattatccagttgtactggtgagacgatatcaggagaaaagttataacacatatataacactgtaacagctctactgtttgttaaacatgttcagtgtagatgttcttaattcctacagtgttgacggtcagtgaaggcatcaggagaggtgtagagtgtgtgagcgggagagaggagagacaagaggagaagttcttcattcattcaaacattgattgttgttttgttggttgtcgtgatcacggccgacagtgaccggttattaaagctcaacatgttcacgaatcggctcgccatcactacagcgtccggacggacgctacagtacatatacatttctgtaggacttactgaacgtcattaattattctgcttgttggtgagagctttttagactctgatccggactacagtcctgagcaaagcacctcatcaggtcagaggggacaggcccgaggacgagcgagaggggcagtaaatagagtcaggggaagcagaggcaggagacggggactcggaggagtgcacaccggggaaatgtacgcgcaggaggagggcagaacagctggacgggatttgattggtttaaaatttggggagccaaaaacggtgattggttggtgttttcccaggtttactccggctgtagatagcagcttttttcactcttttttaagaacacatcatgtattgattgccatcaggacataaagatcattttaaccagtataacaaaaagtgtatctaaatctgattaccaaccccagctttaaaacctCAGTTTGATCCTGACCATCATGAAAAGCCCGGAGTGTTCACAGTTTGATGCCGGTGCAGTCGTACCTTTCtgagctctgtgtgtctgctcctCGATCTGCCTCAGCCGCTCGATCAGTtcgtccttctctctctctatccgctccttctccttctctgcaTGCTCGCGCTTCTTCTTCTCGTTCTCCAGCTGTGCTCTGTCAAAGTGTCACAGAAAACAACCATCAGGGTTACTCATCTGTTACTCAGAGTTATACACAGTGGATGTTTTCTTCAAGAAAACCTCCAGATGGTTTGTTTTGAATCCGCTCTTAGGAAGTCTGTTTTCAAAGGCTGATTTCTGACAGTGAATAAGgttagtgtgtgtctgtgtgcatgtaaatcTACTAATATGCCAGAGAGTTTAACtgacaagagaaagaaaataaagcacattGGATCAGTGGAGGAACTTGACTATCTCGGTTTagaggaataaaaaacagacactaaagaGATAAAGCAGTGAGTCCTGTACCTCTCCATCTGTTTGTGGTGCTTCTCCTCTCTGGCCTGAGCCTTCATCTGCTGCACCTCGATGGTGTCcggcttcctcctcctcatgtaCAGCTCGTGGTTTCCCATACACAACGCCAGGATGCGCTTGTTGATCCGCAACCGAGGGGCGTAGAACACAAAGTCCTGGTGGAGGTGAAGAAGATGGATACACTGAATGAGAAATGATCCTTTTAGAAGATACAGTCAACAATACATGATGTTAACACTTACTGGAGCTTTTTTATCGATGGGCTTGATGACAAACTTTTTGTCGTTGAAAGAAATGTTCCTGATCTCACTCCAGGGGAAGCCGATCTTTGGTGACAAcctgaagaaacacaaggaagataTTAAAAGGTTGATGCATCAGCACTCCTTAAAATCACTAACGACCTCCTTGTGGCAGCTGATTCTGGACTCCtcaccatcctcatcctcctcgatcTAAGTGCAGCCTTCGATACCATCTGTCACATCACCCTCCTCACTAGGCTATCCTCCATTGGTATCACCCACACTCCGTTAGACTGGTTCACATCTTACCTTTCTGGCCGCACACAGTTCACTCAGCTCAAGTCCTTTAAATCCACTCCTTCCTCCGTCACTACAggggtgccccagggctctgtcctggggcccctcctcttcatcatctacctccttcccCTCGGTAATATCTTTcgcaaattcaacattcacttccactgttacgcagatgacacccagctctacctcaccactaacccctcgtccactctcccacccacctccctcactgattgcatctctgaaataaaaacctggttcaccctaaatttccttaaacagcaataaaactgaggttctcctcattggcaccaaatccactctatccaaatcaAATAGTTTCTCactcaccattgataactcatccgtctcaccctcccccaggttaagagtctgggtgtcatccttgacagcacattatcctttcaatcacacatcaataacatcacccggactgcctacttccatcttcgtaacatcaatcgtcttcgcccctccctcacccctcacactgccgccatccttgtccacagccttgtcacttcccgtctggactactgcaactctctcctcttcggcctccctcacaaatccctccataaactccaactggtccagaattcagctgcccggatcattgcccgaaccccctccatccaccacatcactcctgtcctccaacagctccactggctccctgttcagttccgcattcagttcaaagtcctcctgttgacattcaagaccatccacaacctcgcccccccatatctgtccgacctcctccatgttcccactccctcccgctccctcagatcctcttcctccatacacctgtctgtcccctccgcccgtctcaccactatggggagccgagcattcagccgctctgctcctcgtctctggaactcatgaccacctcaactcagaaacacagattctttcccccatttcaaatcacaactcaaaacatatctgttcaaaaccgcttactccgtctgactccaattgctctgtcattttgttattgtttctattatttttttttcttaccccttgttagtttatattgttttcatttctgactctgattttgtttcctttaatgtgaattcgtgtatgtatatatttctatctgtgcggtgtccttgagtgccgagaaaggcgcctttaaataaaatgtattattattattattattattattattatcatttcttcatcatctctctgtccctaaagatttaaagacagtGTTTAAACACATGTTGAATCTCTGAGTGTGTAAAAGAGGGTTCATAGTCAGCCTATTCTTCTGTTCTTTTATGTGACACCAAAAGGGGGCGCTGTTGTCAAACTAATGCAATCCAAGGTCACCACAGACGCCTAGAAAGTCTACTTTCTACTGCTCTGAATGAGCTGCAACAGAAAGACTCTCAAGTCCTCTCTTCAGTGCATTCATcacataatttaaaatatttctatTCAGCAGAAATCTTCCTGATGTCCTCCTGAAAGACTGAACCTCAAACATATGATAAATTAGGTTTTTATTGATGTGGATTAAAGTTTTAAAACTTTCATTTGTTGGTTGGGAAACGCCTCTTTATCAAGTTCTTACACATGATTCATTAACCCAAATATGTCTAATGTGTGTCAAGATGTTCCTGAATGGTCGATTAAGTGTATCAAGTGGGCGTTGTTGGTGTCATTGACAGAAACTTCTCCTGTggttttctctcttcctctttgctgTCCGGTTTTAGTTTCGATGAGATGTCGATCAAATCAGCATCAAAACAGTTTTTCCCTCCCAAAGCCTGTCCCCTTAAAACGGAGCAACCTCTTCTTACTCTTTGCATAGTTCTTAAAATGATTCCTCACTCAGTGTGTTTCACATTGATTATCTTCTTAAACGGCCTTGGAAGAGTCCAAACTGTTCAATAATTTACCAGAAGGAAAGGAATCAGAGAGAACTGCGCAGCAGAACgcagactctctccctctctgaacGGATCCTCATTAGAGTTAAATATTTATGAGGTCTGAAACTGTGATGAATGAATCTTCAGTACACTAACTTCATAAGTGTGCCGCCaccataaatgtgtgtgtgtgtgtgtgtgtgttggttacTTGTCTTCGTGCTCGTAGATGTTAAGTCCCAGAGCGTCGACTCCCAGCCACAGCTCCGTGCCCttcttgtttttgatttcaaAGTAGTTTACACCGTACATCTCCAGGTCCTGAGCGATCTTCAGATACTCCATCATTGCATCttccctgcacacaaacacacacacaaccacacacaccactATAAGCATGCACAAATGAAGTTGGGCGATTAGGTGTCAGTGTCTTCAATAAACCTCAGTACGTACCTGAGCATGCCTCTGTGTTCCTCGTGCCAGGTCTGTATTCTGTCCTCCCACTGCTCCTTTGTCAGCTTGTGCTGCTCCAGAACTCTGCAGgccacacaagaacacacagaggacaaagttaaaaacatgatGTTCTAAAACAATAAACACCGTAATACCTTACTGCAATGATTCTGCATCGTATCGTGTGAACACCGTACCTCTGTGGCAGTAGCCGGTCGGACCCCAGGTATCCCGGTTTGTGGACGTCTTTGCTGTAATCTCCATATTTGGCCTGAACTGCGTACGAGGCCACCAGGACGGCTGTCTCTGGAGGACAGTAGTTCTCATCGTTCAGAATGGCCTCCTTCACCTGCAGGGAGGACATACATGAACACTAAACGCTCAACATAAAGACATGTGTACCCTCCCAAGCATTTGATTTAGAGGTAATGTAAGAAGCAGCTGTCGTGTCTCTCAGTATGCAGGTGCAGAGTGATCCAGTTCcagccttcagttatcatgAACCTCTCCTttagaatcatctaccagtcagggtccacgAGGCAGACAccgtctctacttttaagaggaggcttcaaactttactttttgataaagcttatagttaaagcaggctcaggcttagaccagcacttagttatgctgctataggcttaggctgacacactgggatctcatctctctgcatatcactcactttaactcttcctgtcccattaaagttactaaccatcaaccttttggagtccctgagctcccttgtcttgtaggttcctctgagtcactgccgaagactccagctgctaaaactactactatccgtctcaccactatcatctctctctctcttcatctccctctatccctctctccaacctggtctcagcagatgtgcgtctaacatgagtctggtcctgttggaggtttctgcctgttaaaggaagtttgtccttgccactgtaacttgctaaatgctgcaaagtgctctgctcatggtggattaagatgagatcagactgagtcctgtctgtaagatgggactggatcttatcctgtcttgatgttgggtctttattaataatagaacatagagtacagtctagacctgctcctGATAGTATAGATATAGTACTGATAAGTCCACTTCATGTTAGCGTCACTTTACAACAATCACAGTGTATCTTTCAGGTGATCTGATCCATCGTACCTGCAGGAAGAAGAGCTTCTGTGTGATCTCCTGGATGAGCTCTTCAGAAACGTCCTCTGGGAAAAACTTTGCTCTGAATTTAAACTGCAGAGGATTCTCCTTCTTCACATCCTGCTGGGTCACCTGCAGGAACATTTGAAACACAATCCTGCTCCTTAACGagtctttaagtgtttaaaCATGTGAATGAATCCTCAGGGAGTCAGACAGAGTCTGCCTTTGAGTCAAGATTAAACAGACTTTGGATTTCAGCTTCTACCAAACAGAATATTAAATGATCAAATATGAGATTATGCACAGAAGTTGACTTCTTAAGCTTTAAAAGCGGGATCAAGACTTCGCTCCAGGAGGCCGGCATGATTTAAAACGTATCATGTTTTCAAGTATTGCACAGGGAGCTAACACATTTGCACCGATGATAAAACAGGAGTgatgaaaacacagcagagagttTAAAGTGGTGTTCAGTGTTGTGTTTCCTACCTTCTTGTTGAGCTTGAGCCACGTGACGTAACCTTTACTGTCTGTGTACTGCAGGCCGAAGAACCACACCTCTCTCAGGCCCACCGTCTTCACCACCTGGAACGACACAGTCAGGTTACAACGGGTGAGAGAAACATCCCTGCACACTGTGGAGTTTATGTCCACagaacacaaacatcaaacttttgcagaacattttgtgtttgatgAGCAAAGATACCAATCGATAAGCATTGCAGGCATAAttcatctccctcctctctctgcctgtcacttactttaactctccctgtcccattaaagttactaaccatagacctttctggagtccctgagctcccttgtctcgtaggttcagTCTCACCTCtatcaatctctctctctcttcacctccctctatccctctctccaataCGTTATAACATTCTCTTCTGTTTATAGCTGCCTTTATAACACACATTAACAAATTTATTTGAATAACTTTTCATTATTTAACTCTGCTCTGCGACTTTTACTCTCAAATGTTATGACttaatatgttttaaaagttattttttatcttctcttttcattttaacagcttgttttaatcatttttaaatcccaTCTATTAAAGTGTTTCTTCTGCCCGTTACTGCGACTCTTTTGATTGTGGTTATATCACACTGACCTTCGTTTAGTCTCTTCCTTTCATTACTTTCTCTTTCCCCCTGAACTCCCTCAAAACGCTTAGCCATTCACAAACTGAAGCGccattcagagagagagagagagagagagagagagagagagagagagagagagagagagagagagtccctGAGGGGATGTGGACACTTACTCAGACCCTAATGTGATTTACACGGTCAATACGACGGCACTCACTATCATATAATtaactctctctcccacacTCGGACACAGACAGTtacactcacataaacacatgaATTACCCATGTGTATCAAATAATCCCAGCTGTAAACCAAATACAATAAACCACGCAAACATCCTGCCAAAGCATGCAGGAATTgtagctccacacacacacacacacacacacacacacaaacacacactgtaaatcCACTCAAACAGGGCTGGGAATGTGGTGTGGGGAGACAGATATGCTGACACTCGGAGCTCAGCGTGCAGATGTGGTGGAGAAGCCTCAGAGTGGTTTGGGAACGccgggatgagagagagaggaataataagtggaggagaggaaaacagacgAGGGAGGgacatgaaagtgaagcagaagACATCAGGCTGTTTGGATGACAGAACGGGACTCCTCCATCCTTTGATTTCACATGAAAACACTTGTTCATGCAGACAACTCTGAGAGTGTTCATCAAAGTGCTCTTGTTCAGAGGAAGGCTAACACACTGCTGTTTGGGTTAATGTGATTAAAAAGCCTTTCTGTGCCGCTAAAGCCTTTTATCAATccatgtgtaagtgtgtgtgtgtgtgtgtgtgtgtgtgtgtgtgtgtgtgtgtgtgtgtgtgtgtgtgtgtgtgtgtgtgtgtgtgtgtcggcttATGTGTGGTTATATTTAGCCCCACATCCTCTTTATCAATGGAGCCCTCTCTTCATTCATGTGTATCTGCACCATTTAATAATGAAATCAGGACCGACCAACTAAAACCCTCGAAGGCCGAATCTGACTCATCATCACAGAATCCATCATTCACCGCCCGACATGTGATTTCCTGTTCTGTATTCAACCTTCAACACACGACGGATCAGTGTTAAAACAGAGAAACCACAGAAGTGTtttcttgctgtttttattGAGCTGCTTGCTAACTACATTAaataacaagagaagaagaaaacttcaGAGACAGTTGCTGGGTGTTTACAGGTGACAGGTACAGGTGTAGCGCTGTGAGATTTGGGACCAGAGGAAAATGCAGAGACTGTTATATTACAATCTGCATGACCATAAAATGTTAGCATGCATGCACGCCATGCACAGAAACACCAGCATGAAATTTGAGGCAGACGCTTGGTTATGCCGATGATTTCCAGTTCTCTGCAGCCCCTTTCTCCTGTGCTGGATAACACTGCAGCCACACACCATAACTCTTATTGGACAAAGTCATGTGGAGTGTTTACTTTCTCCAGATAACCATCAGTTAGACTCCagtgaggtttctgcctgttaaaggaagtttgtccttgccactgtaacttgctaaatgctgcaaagtgctctgctcatggtggattaagatgtgatcagctataggcttagactgctgggggaactgacacactgggatcccctctctctgcctgtcacttactttaactcttccttacccattaaagttactaaccacagacctttctggagtccctgagttcccttgtcttgtaggttcctctggatctctgccatagacggccagactccagctgctacaactactattatccgtctcaccactatcatctctctctctcttcatctcctctatccctctctccaaccccaactcagtctcagcagatgtgtgtctatcatgagtctggtcctgctggaggtttctgcctgttaaaggaagtttgtccttgccactgtaacttgctaaatgctgcaaagtgctctgctcatggtggattaagatgagatcagctATAGGTtaagactgccaggggaactgacacactgggatcctgtctttccctctttctcctctgtctgtcccattaaaattaataaccatcaacctttctggagtccctgagctctcttgtctcgtaggtcatctggatctctgctgtagacggcctgctgccgTGGACtcgccagactccagctgattcAACTTCTACTATCCGtgtcaccactatcatctccctctatccctctctccaacacggtctcagcagatgtgtgtctaacacgagtctggtcctgctggaggtttctgcctgttaaaggaagtttgtccttgccactgtaacttgctaaatgctgcaaagtgctctgctcatggtggattaagatgagatcagactgagtcctgtctgtaagatgggactggatcttatccagtcttgatgttgggtcaatAACAGAATATAGAGTACGATCTAGACTgactctgtttggaaagagtctgaagagaacatttgttgggatttggtgcttggTCCCATGTTTTGAGATGTGTCTGTGGTTTTGGCATCATTTGCTATCAGCTTTGTATCCAGTCTCTCTCATTTAAAACGCCAACTCTAGATCTATAAACTCCTTAAAATGGTTGTAAATGTCCTGTAATTTCAGTCGAGCACAAGAGGGAAGATCTACGTTATCATAACCTATTTTTAGTCCATGATGGTCACATGAAACTTCACAGCGTCCCTGAGGTCAGTCATTACAGCAACACCTGCCAGCTCACTCACTTCCCACcttctgtttcctctcactACTTCTCAGAATCAAAGGTGGCGTCCCAGAATTGCCAACCAAAAGTCTCCAGGCCAAGTTAGAAAACACAATGCCAAACAAGCCCTCACATTAGAGAACTAGAACGTGAAGACACAtgcttaaaataaaattaataatgcACCAACAAGTTGCCAAAACTGGTTGCCTACTgatgagtctagttctgcttGAAGTTTTTCTTCTCATGCATCATACAAAGGTTAATTATTCTAATTTGATTcaatctattttcattttttaagtgtAGAAACTACAAATAGAAAGATGGATGTACATTATTGACCCCACACTGGGACATTATGGATGCACAGCCAAAGATACATTTCAGACATAGAGCCAAATAATGGAAACACAGCCAAGATGTTTCAGGGACAGATCCAAAATTGGTTTTCTGTGGGCATTATTTTCCCAACTAGAAATATAACATGATACTGTGTTATCTGTGCAAAAAGAAAATTACACACAACTACAAGATAAACACCAGAATTCTCAGTCGGagtgaaaagaaacattttctctATCACAGAAAATTGTCTTGTACAGATTGTGATGATTGCATTGTTTCATCTCACATCTTAAAGCAGAACATGAAATAGAAAACAAAGGTTCTCTCTTtcatctgtcttcctctctctgtgtcaccACAACCCCCAAC is from Notolabrus celidotus isolate fNotCel1 chromosome 10, fNotCel1.pri, whole genome shotgun sequence and encodes:
- the LOC117820210 gene encoding radixin gives rise to the protein MPKPINVRVTTMDAELEFAIQPNTTGKQLFDQVVKTVGLREVWFFGLQYTDSKGYVTWLKLNKKVTQQDVKKENPLQFKFRAKFFPEDVSEELIQEITQKLFFLQVKEAILNDENYCPPETAVLVASYAVQAKYGDYSKDVHKPGYLGSDRLLPQRVLEQHKLTKEQWEDRIQTWHEEHRGMLREDAMMEYLKIAQDLEMYGVNYFEIKNKKGTELWLGVDALGLNIYEHEDKLSPKIGFPWSEIRNISFNDKKFVIKPIDKKAPDFVFYAPRLRINKRILALCMGNHELYMRRRKPDTIEVQQMKAQAREEKHHKQMERAQLENEKKKREHAEKEKERIEREKDELIERLRQIEEQTHRAQKELEEQTRKALELEQERKRAKEEAERLEKERQTAEEAKAALAQQAADQMKNQEQLAAELAEFTAKIALLEEAKRKKEDEATEWQHKALSAQDDLEKTREELKSAMTSPPAQEHDEEDETNAEASAELLSDGVSSNRSEEERITEAQKNERVKKQLQALSSELAEARDDTKKTQNDMLHAENVRAGRDKYKTLRQIRQGNTKQRIDEFESM